A stretch of the Filimonas lacunae genome encodes the following:
- a CDS encoding nuclear transport factor 2 family protein — protein sequence MNTQEEVTAITAVLQQYYFKGLYEGDTSLLARAFLPGTQLFGDVNRQPYAKTLDQYLDGVAHRASPKAAGKTFEPEIIAIDVINSIAIAKLHVKMYDFNYYNFLTFHKVNDKWLIVHKTLTHVAES from the coding sequence ATGAACACACAGGAAGAAGTAACCGCTATTACGGCGGTACTGCAACAGTATTATTTTAAAGGTTTGTATGAAGGTGATACCAGTTTACTGGCCCGGGCCTTTTTGCCGGGTACGCAATTGTTTGGCGATGTAAACAGGCAGCCTTATGCCAAAACACTGGATCAATACCTGGATGGCGTAGCGCACCGGGCCAGTCCGAAAGCAGCCGGTAAAACCTTTGAGCCGGAAATTATAGCTATAGACGTGATTAATTCCATTGCAATAGCGAAACTGCATGTGAAAATGTACGACTTCAACTACTACAATTTTCTCACCTTTCACAAAGTGAATGACAAGTGGCTGATTGTGCATAAAACCCTTACCCACGTGGCGGAATCATAG
- a CDS encoding SDR family NAD(P)-dependent oxidoreductase: protein MKTQTIIVTGASSGIGKEVARYFLERGDNVVINATTAAKLQQAYEELGSGSNLAMVAGDVSKKATGGQLLATALEKFGSADVLINNAGIYETKPFLEVEEAYLDRFLNTNLKGTFFTTQAVLPQMLKQRDGAIINIGTPLVYHALAGAPSTAPVSSKGAVHALTLQLAAEFGKQNIRVNTIAAGIIRTPMHGDNADAASGLHLIYRVGEVEEVAQMIYAVAKNTYISGAVINVDGGMGGGHHLN from the coding sequence ATGAAAACGCAAACCATTATAGTAACCGGCGCTTCGTCAGGTATTGGAAAAGAAGTGGCCCGGTATTTTTTAGAAAGAGGAGACAATGTAGTGATCAACGCTACTACTGCCGCTAAGCTGCAACAGGCATACGAGGAATTAGGGAGCGGCAGCAACCTGGCTATGGTAGCAGGGGATGTGAGTAAGAAGGCAACGGGCGGGCAATTGCTGGCCACTGCCCTGGAAAAATTTGGTAGTGCCGATGTGCTGATTAACAACGCAGGCATTTACGAAACCAAACCCTTTTTGGAAGTGGAGGAAGCTTACCTGGATCGTTTTTTAAACACCAACCTGAAAGGAACCTTTTTTACCACGCAAGCCGTGTTGCCTCAAATGCTAAAGCAGCGCGATGGCGCTATCATCAACATAGGTACGCCGCTGGTATATCATGCGCTGGCAGGGGCGCCTTCTACCGCACCGGTTTCCAGCAAAGGTGCCGTGCATGCGCTTACACTACAGCTGGCTGCTGAGTTTGGAAAACAGAATATACGGGTGAATACCATAGCAGCAGGTATCATTCGCACGCCTATGCATGGCGATAATGCCGATGCGGCTTCCGGATTGCATCTGATATACCGCGTAGGAGAGGTGGAAGAAGTGGCGCAGATGATATATGCAGTGGCTAAGAACACTTATATCTCCGGCGCTGTTATTAATGTAGACGGCGGCATGGGCGGTGGTCATCATTTGAATTAA
- a CDS encoding tautomerase family protein, protein MPYIKIELTREGVTREQKQQLIKGVTDLMTEVLNKDPHLTHVVIQEIDLDNWGYAGEQTSVLREKGITANKK, encoded by the coding sequence ATGCCTTATATCAAAATAGAGCTTACCCGTGAAGGAGTTACCCGGGAGCAAAAACAACAGCTGATAAAAGGAGTAACCGATTTGATGACTGAAGTGTTGAATAAAGACCCGCACCTGACCCATGTGGTGATACAGGAAATAGACCTGGACAACTGGGGCTATGCCGGGGAACAAACTTCTGTGCTTCGGGAAAAAGGAATCACCGCCAATAAAAAATAA
- a CDS encoding YceI family protein: MATTTFDISSAQSTIDWVGRKVTGAHNGTILLKQGTLTFADGLLTGGRFAIDTTAITILDVTDPATNAQFAGHLASDDFFNSAQYPEAVFQVTIAEPRGDDSYHVTGELTIKGITHAISFDVQLQHNSNGVTASGKITIDRTKYGMKFRSGNFFTNLGDTLIYNNFDLHIHLTALAVA, translated from the coding sequence ATGGCAACAACAACATTCGACATTTCCAGCGCACAAAGCACCATTGATTGGGTTGGGCGTAAAGTAACCGGTGCACATAATGGCACTATTCTGCTGAAACAAGGCACACTTACTTTTGCAGATGGCCTGCTTACCGGTGGCCGTTTTGCAATAGACACTACCGCTATTACTATCCTGGATGTAACCGATCCGGCTACCAATGCCCAGTTTGCCGGTCACCTGGCTTCTGATGATTTCTTTAACTCGGCCCAATATCCCGAAGCGGTGTTCCAGGTAACCATTGCAGAGCCACGTGGCGATGATAGTTATCATGTAACAGGCGAGCTTACCATCAAAGGCATTACCCATGCTATCAGCTTTGATGTGCAGTTGCAACACAACAGCAACGGGGTAACCGCATCCGGAAAAATTACCATCGATCGCACGAAATATGGGATGAAATTCCGCTCTGGTAATTTCTTCACCAACCTGGGCGATACGCTTATCTATAACAATTTCGACTTACACATTCATCTCACTGCGCTGGCGGTTGCCTAA
- a CDS encoding Crp/Fnr family transcriptional regulator, with translation MNAKEILKQHITKTITLTDDQFDYVYSHFTPLSYKKGQAVISAGGLVDSEYFVLEGCLKTFYINDDLKMFILQFAMATWWASDYAAMYSGNKATYDVDCITDVELLCLKSADREKLCKEIHAIEYFFRWRTNKGYVAAQNRLLSFMNNDAKARYEQLMNLYPQLYNLVPKSLIAAYLGVSRETLSRLYQSRK, from the coding sequence ATGAACGCAAAAGAAATACTGAAACAACATATTACTAAAACGATCACGCTTACAGATGATCAGTTTGATTACGTCTATTCCCATTTCACTCCTTTATCCTATAAAAAAGGGCAGGCGGTTATTTCGGCCGGTGGCCTGGTAGATAGTGAATATTTTGTGCTGGAGGGTTGCCTGAAAACGTTCTATATTAACGACGACCTGAAAATGTTTATCCTGCAGTTTGCCATGGCTACCTGGTGGGCTTCGGATTATGCGGCCATGTATAGTGGTAACAAAGCCACCTACGATGTGGATTGCATTACAGATGTGGAACTGTTGTGCCTGAAATCGGCCGACAGGGAAAAGCTTTGCAAAGAGATACATGCTATAGAATACTTTTTCCGCTGGCGTACCAATAAAGGATATGTAGCAGCACAAAACCGGTTGCTGTCGTTTATGAACAACGATGCCAAAGCCCGTTACGAGCAATTGATGAACCTGTACCCGCAGTTGTACAACCTGGTGCCTAAAAGCCTGATAGCTGCTTACTTAGGCGTTTCGCGCGAAACGTTAAGCCGTTTATACCAATCCCGTAAATAG
- a CDS encoding DUF4202 domain-containing protein produces MDQLNTAFELFDAYNQQDPLALEWNGQSFAREYFYALRLYEWVLKLSPHASEPLQLAARCQHIGRWEKPRNTYPEGRVGYLTWKNDLSKFHAVKAAEILRSVGYDENSIQRVSEIVLKKRLASDPDVQTMENALCLVFLEYQYDDLIATQPDDKMIAILQKTWGKMTEPGRQAALALQYSDKGLQLIQQALQ; encoded by the coding sequence ATGGATCAACTGAACACTGCTTTTGAACTTTTTGATGCCTATAACCAACAAGACCCCTTAGCGTTGGAATGGAACGGGCAATCGTTTGCCCGGGAATATTTTTATGCCCTTCGCTTGTACGAATGGGTGCTGAAACTATCCCCTCATGCCAGTGAGCCACTCCAACTGGCTGCCCGCTGCCAGCATATTGGCCGCTGGGAAAAGCCTCGTAACACTTATCCGGAAGGAAGGGTGGGCTATCTTACCTGGAAAAATGATTTGTCTAAGTTTCATGCGGTTAAAGCGGCTGAAATACTTCGTTCTGTAGGCTATGACGAAAATAGTATCCAGCGGGTTTCTGAAATTGTGCTGAAAAAGCGGCTGGCTTCTGATCCTGATGTGCAAACGATGGAGAATGCGCTTTGCCTGGTATTCCTGGAATATCAATATGATGATTTGATTGCTACCCAACCGGATGATAAGATGATTGCTATTTTGCAGAAAACCTGGGGAAAGATGACGGAGCCGGGCAGGCAGGCTGCTTTAGCGTTGCAGTACAGCGATAAGGGGCTGCAACTGATACAGCAGGCGCTGCAATAG
- a CDS encoding GAF domain-containing protein, which translates to MIGVPKVSLQLSRNKEITQCLESLATECDMPVALLTILGERLKYVRGKHAFSVQVSDVYYSFLSRTEPELYMLNHIQWPLPGTEQYKESMPTWLQFYAGLPLITSTGLFLGSICVMDHQPGRLSVSQQELLRQTADRILTLL; encoded by the coding sequence ATGATTGGTGTACCTAAAGTGAGCTTACAGCTTAGCCGGAATAAAGAAATTACCCAATGCCTGGAGTCTCTGGCAACTGAATGCGATATGCCGGTTGCTTTGTTAACCATACTGGGAGAGCGGCTGAAATATGTAAGGGGTAAGCATGCTTTTTCTGTGCAGGTGTCTGATGTGTATTATTCTTTTCTTTCCCGTACCGAACCGGAATTGTATATGCTGAATCATATTCAATGGCCTTTGCCGGGTACAGAGCAGTATAAAGAAAGCATGCCCACCTGGTTGCAATTTTATGCGGGCCTGCCATTGATCACTTCTACCGGGCTTTTTCTCGGAAGCATATGTGTGATGGATCATCAACCGGGCAGGTTGTCTGTGAGCCAGCAGGAGTTACTGCGGCAAACGGCAGACCGTATCCTGACTTTATTGTAA
- a CDS encoding glycoside hydrolase family 43 protein has product MNRKSYAAILTGMLVIAMLPFALIAQTRKSKPTQAHANKKAPLYEGYLFAYFEGSGPKTLQEQLRFAVSADGINWKALNQNEPVLASADISNTGGIRDPHILRGNDGKQFYMVATDMCTVKNGWEYNPGMVLLHSDDLLHWKHSVIDLEKQYPQAFPNIKWVWAPQTIYDSAVGKYLVYFTVRFKDSAALNFYAAYANKDFTGFEDTPKLFFVPKYSAIDGDIIYKDGIYHFFYKGNTKGENGKEVQNGIQQATSKSLQGPWVEDFRYLDAYSPQHIAVEGSGIFKLNNSDTYVLMYDMYRSHRYEFQRSTDLFHFSEQPEVFTKDFMPRHGTVMSITREEAQRLNKEWGGVPEELLTVKPAAR; this is encoded by the coding sequence ATGAATAGAAAGAGTTACGCTGCTATATTGACAGGTATGCTGGTTATTGCCATGTTGCCTTTTGCTTTAATAGCTCAAACCCGTAAATCCAAACCTACACAGGCGCATGCGAATAAAAAAGCCCCGCTATACGAAGGTTACCTGTTTGCCTATTTTGAAGGTTCCGGCCCTAAAACTTTACAGGAGCAGCTACGTTTTGCAGTAAGTGCAGATGGTATTAACTGGAAGGCATTGAATCAAAACGAGCCGGTACTTGCTTCTGCGGATATATCCAACACCGGTGGCATTCGCGATCCGCATATTCTGCGCGGTAATGATGGCAAACAGTTTTACATGGTAGCCACGGATATGTGTACGGTAAAGAACGGATGGGAATATAATCCCGGTATGGTGCTGTTGCATTCAGATGATCTGTTGCATTGGAAGCATAGTGTTATTGACCTGGAAAAACAATATCCGCAGGCTTTCCCTAACATTAAATGGGTGTGGGCGCCGCAAACGATTTATGATTCTGCAGTGGGCAAATACCTGGTGTATTTTACCGTTCGTTTTAAAGACAGTGCTGCCTTGAACTTTTATGCAGCCTATGCCAATAAAGACTTCACCGGTTTTGAGGATACACCTAAGCTGTTCTTTGTGCCTAAGTATAGCGCTATTGATGGCGATATTATTTATAAAGATGGCATTTATCATTTCTTTTATAAAGGCAATACCAAGGGTGAAAATGGAAAAGAGGTTCAGAATGGTATACAGCAGGCTACTTCCAAAAGTTTACAAGGCCCCTGGGTAGAAGATTTTAGATACCTGGATGCTTATTCCCCTCAACATATTGCCGTGGAAGGTTCCGGTATATTCAAACTAAACAACTCGGATACGTATGTGCTGATGTATGATATGTACAGGAGCCATCGTTACGAGTTTCAAAGAAGTACAGACTTGTTTCATTTCAGTGAGCAACCAGAAGTGTTTACGAAAGACTTTATGCCACGTCACGGCACTGTAATGAGTATTACCCGCGAAGAAGCGCAACGGTTGAACAAAGAATGGGGCGGTGTGCCGGAAGAGCTGCTGACTGTGAAACCGGCTGCCAGGTAA